The Bacteroidales bacterium DNA window CTGAATAACGATATTATGGTTACAGTAGCAACACGTACAAAATCAAAAGCTGATGCTATGATTGATAACCATCCTAATGGAAAATCTCTTGCATGGACAGTTGATGATGAAAATACATTAGATAATCTGATTTATGAGCATGATTTAACTGTTAGTTTATTGCCGTATGCATATCATGTAATGGTAGCAAAATTATGTATAAAACATAAGAAAAATATGGTAACTACTTCTTATGTAAAACAGGAAATGATGGATCTTGATGCTCAGGCAAAAGAAGCCGGAATTCTTATTTTAAACGAAATAGGTTTAGACCCGGGTATTGACCATATGTCTGCTATGAGGATTATTGATAATGTTCATAATAAAGGTGGCGAAATTGAGGAATTTTATTCTTTCTGTGGTGCTCTTGTTGCTCCTGAAGTTGAGAAAAATCCTTTTAATTACAAATTTTCATGGGCACCTAAGGGTGTTGTTATGGCAGGAAATAATGACGGAAAATATATAAGGTATGGAAAAATAGTTGATATTAAAACCGAAGACCTTTTTAAAAATCCTTTAAAACTTGATTTTCCAAAGGTGGGAAATCTGGAAGTATATCCAAACAGAGATTCATTGCCATATATTGAACTTTATGGTATTCCTAAAACCAAAACAATGTTCAGAGGTACTTTCAGGTACGATAAATGGTGCGAAGTTTTGGATGCTATGA harbors:
- a CDS encoding saccharopine dehydrogenase NADP-binding domain-containing protein; translated protein: MKKVLILGAGMVVKPIVQYLLNNDIMVTVATRTKSKADAMIDNHPNGKSLAWTVDDENTLDNLIYEHDLTVSLLPYAYHVMVAKLCIKHKKNMVTTSYVKQEMMDLDAQAKEAGILILNEIGLDPGIDHMSAMRIIDNVHNKGGEIEEFYSFCGALVAPEVEKNPFNYKFSWAPKGVVMAGNNDGKYIRYGKIVDIKTEDLFKNPLKLDFPKVGNLEVYPNRDSLPYIELYGIPKTKTMFRGTFRYDKWCEVLDAMKTIGLLSYDKINLEGKTYADMLALLIKADNSSDIRKKTAEYLRISENSDPIVAINWLGLFDNKPIGKSEEAPFEITADIMISKMMIGNEERDMVVMQHTFLAKYPNGKKEVIKSRMLDFGTLKTNTSIARTVALPAAVGVKMILEEKIKATGVHIPVIPEIYNPILDSLEEMDITMEEEYGLPESENLR